One Nicotiana sylvestris chromosome 12, ASM39365v2, whole genome shotgun sequence genomic window carries:
- the LOC138883228 gene encoding uncharacterized protein, with product MVQEEMTRRVKTLEQRFTNMQGLAGQKRVTFKYLCMFPDVHLPPGFKTPKFEKYDRHGDPTTHLKRYCNQLRGAERNEKLLMAYFGESLTRVASERFLDQDTSRWYVWNDMAQAFVNQFQYNINIALNRISLSNLKKKPSESFREYVINWREQAARVKPPIDDHELINVFLQAQEPDCFKNMMSTIAKSFSEAIKMGEMVILGL from the exons atggtacaggaagaaatgacccgaaGAGTAAAAACCTTAGAACAACGGTTTacaaacatgcaagggttggcaggtcaaaagagggTTACCTTCAAatatctatgtatgttccccgatgtccacttgccgcctggtttcaagactcccaaatttgaaaagtatgatagACATGGAGATCCCACaacccacctgaaaaggtattgcaatcaactgagaggtgcggaaAGAAACGAAAAATtgctgatggcttattttggggaaagccttacgagAGTAGCATCCGAAaggtttttggatcaagacacatctcgctggtacgtctggaatgacatggcacaggcctttgtcaatcagttccaatacaacatcaaCATTGCCCTaaaccgcatttccctttcaaacctgaagaagaaaccaagtgaaagtttcagggaatatgtcattaattggagagagcaagcagctcgagttaagccacccatagATGACCATGAGCTAATCaatgtcttccttcaagcgcaagagccagattgcTTTAAAAATATGATGTCCACAATTgccaaatccttctcggaagcaatcaaaatgggagaaatg GTTATATTAGgattgtaa